Proteins encoded in a region of the Mixophyes fleayi isolate aMixFle1 chromosome 5, aMixFle1.hap1, whole genome shotgun sequence genome:
- the LOC142159401 gene encoding diamine oxidase [copper-containing]-like, whose translation MMLANHLLWISVHILVPTFANIHSSYRGRHKASIFSDLTPGEMTSVRTFLMEQEDLHLVPTPEKFGKNIIFMIELNIPKKGQVLNFLDKNGPKPDREAKAIIYFADQTNPNITEYIVGPLPHPYYYKPYIKGNRTIRFESRPTTTSEYENIHLTLLQLLQKINHILLETSEFSFFNCSNRCLSYTDMAPRGLMSGERRTWLMFHRFVEGFFLHPIGFELLLNHQSLNPKDWKVEKVWYNGQYFDSIEELIRKYEKNLLTKLRLPEFTEKDLYSTFIPRGEFKTKTDIHGPKICEPHGKRYKVLGNYIEYTGWSFAYRCSASTSLQIFDIQYNNERIAYEVSIQEAIAFYSGVTPATMQSKAIDSGWGMGAVSHELAKGIDCPEVATYKDIYHFYDTDQPVHHKNALCIFELPTGVALRRHFNSDYSGGYNFFAGVENHVLVVRTTSTVYNYDYIWDFVFYQNGVIEVKVHATGYIQAASFTPDGLSYGSKVYSHVLGNLHTHLINYKVDLDVAGRENSFETINLKYENISNPWSPGHFIVQSRMERKIRTSEKQASFRFGSPLPRYLMFQNPNKKNKWGHQRSYRIQYNSHAHSVLPRRWSEEKGIAWSRYSLAVTRHRDSEMTSSSLYNQNDPWEPAVNFEEFIRNNEEIVNQDLVAWVTVGFLHIPHAEDIPNTSTPGNAVGFFLRPFNFFNEDPSVASRSTVIVRPTDKTFTKVTIERWTPEDVGQCVSDKPFHYNGTYFSG comes from the exons ATGATGCTGGCCAATCATCTTCTTTGGATAAGTGTCCATATTCTTGTACCTACCTTTGCTAACATACATTCAAGCTATAGAGGTCGTCACAAGGCGTCCATCTTCTCTGACCTCACCCCTGGTGAGATGACGTCTGTCCGAACCTTTCTTATGGAACAGGAGGATCTTCACTTGGTTCCCACACCTGAGAAATTTGggaaaaacattatatttatgatAGAGCTTAATATACCTAAAAAGGGTCAAGTGCTCAACTTTTTAGATAAAAATGGACCAAAACCAGATCGTGAGGCCAAAGCTATTATCTACTTTGCAGATCAAACCAATCCTAACATTACGGAATACATTGTGGGGCCTCTACCACATCCGTATTATTATAAGCCATATATCAAGGGAAATAGGACAATACGGTTTGAATCAAGGCCGACAACTACGAGTGAGTATGAAAACATTCACCTGACACTATTGCAACTCTTGCAAAAGATCAACCACATCCTACTGGAGACATCAGAGTTTTCTTTCTTCAACTGCTCAAATCGCTGCCTTTCCTACACTGATATGGCACCACGTGGCTTGATGTCGGGGGAGCGTAGGACGTGGTTAATGTTTCATCGTTTTGTAGAAGGGTTCTTCCTCCATCCTATTGGTTTTGAGCTTCTGCTCAATCATCAGTCTCTGAACCCCAAAGATTGGAAAGTAGAGAAGGTCTGGTACAATGGACAATACTTTGACAGCATAGAAGAGCTGATCAGGAAGTATGAGAAGAATTTATTGACTAAGCTGCGTTTACCAGAGTTTACAGAGAAGGACCTCTATTCAACCTTCATTCCACGTGGAGAGTTTAAGACAAAGACAGATATACATGGACCAAAAATATGTGAACCCCATGGCAAACGTTACAAAGTTTTGGGGAACTATATAGAATATACAGGCTGGAGTTTTGCTTACCGGTGTAGTGCATCCACAAGCTTGCAGATCTTTGatatacaatataacaatgaACGTATAGCCTACGAGGTGAGCATCCAGGAGGCTATTGCTTTTTATAGCGGGGTCACTCCAGCTACTATGCAATCTAAAGCAATTGACTCTGGATGGGGCATGGGGGCAGTTAGTCATGAGTTGGCCAAAGGTATTGACTGTCCTGAAGTGGCCACTTACAAGGATATATACCATTTTTATGATACAGACCAGCCAGTGCATCACAAAAATGCTTTGTGCATCTTCGAGCTGCCCACTGGGGTGGCCTTACGTCGACACTTTAACAGTGACTACAGTGGTGGCTACAATTTCTTCGCTGGGGTGGAGAATCATGTCCTGGTGGTGAGGACAACATCCACGGTCTACAACTATGACTATATCTGGGACTTTGTCTTCTACCAGAATGGAGTGATTGAGGTTAAAGTTCATGCTACTGGTTATATTCAAGCCGCTTCTTTCACACCTGATGGACTAAGTTATGGCAGCAAAGTCTACAGCCATGTCCTGGGGAACCTACACACACACCTAATAAACTACAAAGTTGACCTAGACGTAGCAG GAAGAGAAAACAGCTTCGAAACCATTAACCTGAAATATGAGAACATCTCAAACCCTTGGAGTCCTGGCCACTTTATTGTCCAGTCACGTATGGAGCGCAAGATAAGGACTAGCGAAAAACAGGCCTCCTTCAGATTTGGGTCTCCTCTGCCCAGGTACTTGATGTTCCAAAACCCCAACAAGAAGAATAAATGGGGACATCAAAGGAGCTACCGAATTCAGTACAACTCTCACGCCCACAGCGTGCTCCCGCGGAGGTGGAGCGAGGAGAAAGGGATCGCATGGTCCAG ATACAGCCTGGCGGTGACACGTCACCGAGACTCAGAGATGACCAGCAGTAGCCTATACAACCAGAACGACCCGTGGGAGCCAGCGGTTAATTTTGAGGAGTTCATTCGAAATAATGAAGAGATTGTGAATCAG GACCTTGTCGCCTGGGTGACTGTAGGGTTCCTCCACATCCCCCACGCTGAGGACATCCCCAATACTTCCACTCCAGGAAATGCGGTGGGATTCTTCCTCCGTCCTTTCAACTTCTTTAATGAGGACCCATCGGTGGCCAGCAGGAGCACAGTCATTGTGAGACCCACAGACAAGACCTTCACTAAAGTGACCATTGAACGCTGGACCCCTGAAGATGTCGGTCAATGTGTGTCGGACAAGCCCTTCCACTATAACGGAACTTACTTCTCTGGCTAA